The Leptospira mtsangambouensis sequence CAATCGGAATTTTATAGGCCAAAGCTGCATAGAGAGGCATGGCAGTCAGAGCTCTTTCGGATCGAGAAAGGAAAACAGCGTAAGATCCACCCACTTCTGTATAAAAAATCCAAGGCCATGGCATCCGGGCATAAAATCCACCGCCAAGAGTAGTCTCTAACACCCGAACTGTGGGAGTTCCTGGCATAGGATTGGCAGCACCCACCCATCCACCGATTTCATACCGGCGTTTGTTGTATTCTTCTAGGGTTTGTGCAGAAAGAAGACCGGAAAAAAGAGTAAGAGCGAGAATTAGGCTAAGGAAGAGCGATTTGATACAATTCATGAATTTCCGGATAATCTTCGTAATATGCACGGACGAAATAGAGTCCATCCGGCGGGAGTGTCATTCCTGCCGTCGAACGGTTCTTCTCTTCCAAAATAGAGCCGATGGATCTAGATTTCCAACGTCCCTTCCCAATGTCTAGTAAAGTTCCTACAGTAATACGAACCATATTGTGCATAAATCCGTTTGCCCGGATTCTGATTTGGATCCAATCCGGTGTCAATCGTTCCAAACGAATGTCAAAGATTTCTCTAACTGCCCGTTTGCCCGCCATCGACTTCGCTTTGGTTAGGGACCGAAAGTCTTTTTCTCCCACAAGGTTTGTGAGTTGGTTTTCTACCAAATCCCAATCAACATGGTGTTTGACCCAGAAGGCTCTACCTTCTACAAAACTACTTTCAAATTTACTATAATAAATTTTGTAGATGTATTCTCTTCCTGTACAACTGAACCGAGAATGAAATTCTGCTGGCACCTCGATTACATTTTTGACTGAAACTGCTTTGGGGGTGAGGGCATTGATGGATACGAGTAGTTTATGAAAGTTGGGAATAGGAAATTCTGTTTTAAAATTACACACCATGCCAAGCCCGTGAACTCCTGTATCGGTTCTACCGGCGACTGACAATCGTGATGCGGGATTTTTATTTAAAATAATGGAAAGGGCTGATTCAATGGCAGCCTGGACTGTCGGTAAATTTTTTTGTTTCTGCCAACCGTAGAAGTGAGTGCCGTCGAATTCGACGAGAAGAGCGTAGTTGGGCAAACCCTTACTTCTCGCCTCCCATTGCTTCTAAGATGGTATTGTATTCATCATACAACTCGCGAGTCATTTCCACTATAGGGCCAGGTTTTCCTTTGGAAGCCTTTCCTGAACCATACAATCTTGCAAGTGTTCGTTTGGCCCGAGACAATAACAAAACTTGGTCCTCTGGTTTTGGAGCCATTTGGTCTTTGAATTTTTTTGTTAAGAATGCATTGAGATAGATCACTCCATCAAATCCCCAGTTGTTATCTGTATCTGGACCTAGCATTCCTGCAGCTTGGTCCACTGGTTCGTTTCCATTTTGCATGAGTTCTAAAGTATAACCATAGATCACCGCTGCTTTTTGGTAGAGTAAGTCTCTAATTTTATCATATCCAATATGAGGAAACTCGTCATGTAGGTCTGAAAAAAACCAAGCAGCACGAATGGCACAAACTGCTTTTTTGGGAGTAGGGGCCACACTGGCACCACGAAGTTGGTAACAGTCCATCCCAAGTAAATAGGAAGCAGCACCTAACACAATTTGGCGGTCCCCAGTAAAATCAAGTGGTCCGAGGATTTTTTCTATATAACTTCTACGAGAATCGGTAGCCATTCGAATGGCTTCGTTGTCAGCAGGGTTCAGAGCATTCCAATCTTTGGGAAAGGAAGAATACAGACAACGAGGACAGACGGTCATGACATAATCCAGAGGACTCACACGACCAAATTTTTTATTTTTTTCGTATAAACGACGTAAATCTTGAGCCAACTTCCCGGCGATGAGTCGGCCACCACCCTGAAACATTTGTTCCTTTTGGTGATTTTCATCACAAATCGGGCAGACTGTGGACTCTTTGGCGCGAAAAGATACTTTTTTGGACTGGGCAGCGGCTAGGGACATAGGAAAAATCTAGGAAAAGGCTCAATTTTAAAATACAATCTGTCAATCCAATATCAGAAATCTCCGATAATACTCACAGGGGCCACCCCGAAATTACTTGTAAGATTCTTTCAAGGAAGGAAAGTACGGAAACGGAATGAACGGCAGCGCAATGAAACAATCCCTTCTTATTCTCATGACGAGTCTTTTGATGCAGGCACCTGTGTTTGCAGAATCAGTCTCTAGTAAATCATACCACAAACGCATTGAACTTTTGACTTACCTACGTGAGTTAGAGCCAATTGTAAAAAATTTCCGTGGAGAAGATCCAGAAGGAAAACCGACGGAACTCAACGCTCCGGAAGGGAAAGAAGGTTTCCGTATGAAAAAATACAACGAAGCCAAACGGATTTACCAAGAAGGTTTACAATACCACTTCGAAGGAAATTTTCCTTCGGCTTACCAACGTTTTCTCGAATGCCAATTGGGTATCGAAAAAATGACGGAAGAACTTTCTCAACTCTACATCTTACGTGCAGAAGAAATGATGAAAACTGCCATGGAAAGAAAAAATCCAAACAATCCAATGGATAAAGCCCTTCTTGATATTTCCATTGAATACGGAAAAGGTTCTTACTTCCGCCAGGACGTGATGGACATTCCAAGAGAAGCACCATATTCACGCCGTATGTATGATCCAAAAGAAGCTCACTACAGTTATAATAAATATGACATCGAGAAAAACTTGGAATTAGGTTACAAACATTTAGGTCTTGCCAAAGAAGCAAGAGCGAATGCGCTGAAAGTAGAAAAGAATTTGGAGAAACACCAAAAACTCCAACCTTCTCACAGAAAGTATCGTATTGATTTATACTTTGGTGCGATCAACCTTGCTCGTGATTCCAAAGCAAATGCAATTAACATCTATAAGTTGAAATATCCATATGACAACTATTACCTGAACAATGCCCAAGCTAAATCAGAGCCATCAAAAGATGATAATGGTGCAACAGTGGAAGGCCAACCAGTTAAGGTTGATGGTGTGACATATGATTTTTCAAAAAACCCTTATGTCAAATTTGATCATAGAATCCAAGCAATGTTTGACGTTCGTGTTCCAGAAGATTACCGTGTGGACCATGCTGATGTAAGAGGTCGTGTATACGATTTGGACTCCAACAATATGGTGTTCATGAAGTATGACCAAGAACGTAAAAAAGCATTAAATGTCCCAACAAAACCTGCTGCTGGAGCCACTGCCAATCCGCAACAATAAGAAACGTTATCTAACACTGTTTCCAGAAACCAAAGCCCAAGAATTTTCTTGGGCTTTTTTATTTCCATAGAATGACCTCTTTTGTCTAATTGTTGCTATGGCGAAAATTCCGGTCGTTGACGATCTTATTAAGAAAAATTTACATGGACTGAGTGTCCACTACGGGCGTTTGGTGATGAAGGTATACTTAAGAATCACCCTTCTTGTTTTTGGTAAAGCAAGCCCTTATTTGATCAGAGGGATCTATCGTTCAGTCACAGGAAATAAAGAAGCACGAATCAAAGAGTTTTTGGAAGGAACCAAAATTTGGGCAGAGGATGTCCTAAAGATTACAAAAACCAAACTCATCGTATTTAATCAAATCGACGTTCCACAAAAAGGAAATATGATTTTTTTAAATCATGTCAATGAGATGGATTTCCCTTACGACTGTTATGTGATCCGTAAACCATTTTTAGCAAATCAGGTCATCAAAAAAGCATGGTTTGCCTATTGGTGGATGGTGGCGATGGGATCCCAAGTGTTTGATAATTCAAAGGCAATGTCTGTTGCCGTTTCTGTAAAAAACTTAATCGAAGGTTTAAAAACCACTTCATACATCGTTTACCCAGAAGGAAAAAATACATATTCAGAAGAAATCCTTCCTTTAAAGAAGGGAATGGTGAAGATTGCCTTTGACCAAAAAATTCCTGTTTTTGTGGCTTTAAAATCAGGAGTCACTACCTACCAAAATTATCAAAAGGGAAATGTAGTTGGTTATTTGGGCCTCGGTTCCCATGATCCAACGGATTTTTCTTCTTGGGAAGAATTTCAAACATATTTATACAATTTGATGCATACCAAAAAACTTGAGTTAGACGCCATGACAGAGGCAGAAAGAACCAAACTCAGTTAAATCTCTGTTTGAATTCTGATTTCCCCCGGTGATTTGATTCCAAATCATCGGACAAAAGAATTGACAAACCAGTTTTTAAGTCGAAAATTTATTTCTTAAAAATGGGGAGAGTGTATGAATAAAATTCTTGGTTCTATGATCGTAATTTTGTTTTCCACAGGTCTTTGGGCTGGGGAAGTTGGTTCCGATTGCACTTTTAAAGGAAAAAAATTGGCAGGTAAGGTTCAGTTTGTGACTAGCTTCCCCGATTTCAAAGTGCAGATCGTGGATAGTTTCCCTGATTTAAAAGTACAAAAGGTGAGTAGTTTTCCTTCTGACTGCGGTAAGTGGCAAGAGGTTACTAGCTTCCCTGATTTTAAAGTTCAGATTGTCACAAGTTTTCCCGACTTCAAAGTGAAATATGTGGATTCATTTCCTGGTGTACCTTAAAGAACCTTCCAAAGGAAAAACGGAGTTACGGTTCATAAGCTCCAAGGACAAATTAAAGAATGCCCGTGCCTTAATCGTTTGGCGAAAGCAGTTTTTGCGATTAGGGTTACAGGCAGGATCTTCCCCATAAGGTGGAATCATTTGAAAAATAAACTGAGTGTCCCCATCCACACTTTGGTAGAGTATTTTTTCTTCATCAATCCAACCACAGGCACTACCGTAAGCAAAATAAGTGCTACCTGATTTTACATTTGATGCACGCATATCTTTTCCAAAACCAGCAAAGTATGTTTCTTTTCCGACCACTCCCAAAACTGTAGGTAGGACATCCAATTGTGATGATATTCTTTCATCTAACTTTGGTTTGATGTATTTTGGAGAAAATAATAGAAAGGGAACCATTCTATCTTCATAATAAGATAAATACCTGTGATGGGTGTGATCTCCTACAAATACAAAAACTGTGTCTTCATAGTATTTTCGTTTTTGAACTTCTTTCATAAATGTTTCCAATGCAGAATCGGAATAATGATAGGTATTCAGATAATCAAAATCTGTGACAGAAGAATCATAAATTTCATATTTTGAATTTGGCACCTTATACGGATAATGTGTCGTCATGGTGAGAATGGTCATTAAAAAATGTTTGTTATCTTTTTGATAAAGATCCATTTCTTCAATGGCTTTTGTATAAAGGTGTTCATCGTCATAACCCCATGCTCCGATATTATACTTTCCTGACTTTCGAAAGTCTTCTTTTCCAATCAAAGTCTGAAACCCAAAGTGGGGTAAAATAGTCGCCAAACTATCGAATTTTAAATCATCACCAGTAATGAAACTGGTTTGATATCCAAAACCAGAAAAGATATTTCCAATGGCCGAAAAATGGCTAAGGATTTGTGGAGTGCGGATGGCTGTAAGGCCAGGCCTGTCGGGAACACTAGTTAGGACAGAAAGTAAAGCATTACTAGTCCTTCCCCCATTGGCATAAAATTTTCGGAAACTATGTCCTTTTTTCGCCAAACTGTTGTAAAATGGTGTTATTTCTTTTCCTAACCAAATCCCATCAGAGATTGGCCAAACATATTTTCCCGTCCAAGATTCTTGGATGACTAACACAACATTGATCGGTTTTCTTCCAGGAATTCCTTCGATCTTTCGAACCAGTGGAAATTCGGGATCATTTATAAAAGTAGCACCGTCATAAGAAATTTCTTCCTTAACCACTTTCAACATATCTACATCAGACATTTTAAGATGTTTAGGGATGGATTGGCTTTTGAAATCGTTAATGGTTGTATATATTCCGTTTAACGCAAGTTGATTGATGAACGAATCATCAGAGATAATGGCTTCACTCGCACGTAACGGAGATTCTTGAGGGCCGCCACGAAGTCCAATGAAGAAAAAAAGGATCCAGAGAATGGCCTTAAAAGATTTGGATCGAAAAGATTCTTTTTGATTTTGTTTTTCAGAGATTTTGAGTTTGGAAAACCAAAACCGAATTCCAAAAATATACAAACCGATACAAAGCAAAAACAAAAGGATTTTGATAGGAGCTTCTTCAATGGCAGAAGAGACTAAAACATCCAAATCACCTAAAAATACAATGGCTTCATATCCAATATGTTTGTTTGCATTTTCAAAATATAATAAATCGGCAAATAAATGGACCAAACAAAATGGATACAACACAAGAGGGGTGATGATCCAAAACTGCCGATAAGGTTTGAATCTAGAGGCATTGTCCCAAAGAGATAGAAGATAAAATCCAACTAACAAAATCGAAATGGTAACCCAATCAAATCGAAACCCAATCAAAAATGCTTTGAGTAAAACCAAATAGGGAAACTCATCTAATCGATATGAATAAACTACAAAAAATAGAATCCGATGGAGAAAGAGAGTTAAAAATGCAAAGGAAAGATAAGTCAGGAAAATTCGATCCGAAAATCTGAGAGAAGGGAAGAGTTTCACAATAAAAAAAGAATAAACCGACAAAGGAGATGGTCAATCGACTTCCTATCTTTCTGTTGATTTATTTTCACGGCCCTTTAATTTTGATCCTACTTACATGAAGCCAATCCAAAAAATACTCATCGCCAACCGTGGTGAAATTGCGGTTCGGGTCATTCGCACTGCAAAAAAAATGGGAATCAAGACAGTTGCTGTTTTTTCCGATCCAGATGCACAAAGTTTATTTGTTCAGTCTGCGGACGAAGCGTTCTCTTTAGGGGGAACAGATGCACGTTCCTCCTACTTAGATGTTGAAAAAGTTGTGAAAGCTTGTCTAACAACAGGTGCAGATGCTGTCCATCCAGGATACGGATTTTTATCAGAAAATACTGACTTTGCTTCTCAATTAGAAAAACATGGAATTCGATTCATCGGACCAAAACCTCACTCAATTGAGGCGATGGGAGACAAAATCGGCTCACGTTTGTTAGTTGCAAAAAGTGGAGTTCCTGTGGTTCCAGGATACGAAGGTGCTTCCCAAGAAATCTCTGTATTCAAAAAAGAAGCAGAAAAAATTGGATACCCCATTATGGCAAAGGCTAGTGCTGGAGGCGGGGGAAAAGGAATGCGTAGGATCAATTCCCCTGAGGAATTGGAAGCGGGTATTTTATCGGCAAAACGGGAAGCTCTTTCTGCTTTTGGTGATGATCGCATTTTATTAGAAAAATACATTACAAATCCAAGACATGTTGAGTTTCAAATTTTTGGAGATACAAAAGGAAATATCATTCACCTACATGAAAGGGATTGTTCCTTACAAAGACGACACCAAAAAGTGGTAGAAGAAACTCCTGCTCCAAGATACCCGTCAGACTTAAAAACAAAAATGTCAGAAGCAGCTGTCATGGCAGCAAAATCAGTACAATACGAAGGGGCAGGAACCGTAGAATTCATATTAGGTGAATCGGGAGAGTTTTATTTTCTTGAGATGAACACTCGTTTGCAGGTGGAACAT is a genomic window containing:
- the truA gene encoding tRNA pseudouridine(38-40) synthase TruA, whose protein sequence is MPNYALLVEFDGTHFYGWQKQKNLPTVQAAIESALSIILNKNPASRLSVAGRTDTGVHGLGMVCNFKTEFPIPNFHKLLVSINALTPKAVSVKNVIEVPAEFHSRFSCTGREYIYKIYYSKFESSFVEGRAFWVKHHVDWDLVENQLTNLVGEKDFRSLTKAKSMAGKRAVREIFDIRLERLTPDWIQIRIRANGFMHNMVRITVGTLLDIGKGRWKSRSIGSILEEKNRSTAGMTLPPDGLYFVRAYYEDYPEIHELYQIALP
- a CDS encoding DUF2225 domain-containing protein encodes the protein MSLAAAQSKKVSFRAKESTVCPICDENHQKEQMFQGGGRLIAGKLAQDLRRLYEKNKKFGRVSPLDYVMTVCPRCLYSSFPKDWNALNPADNEAIRMATDSRRSYIEKILGPLDFTGDRQIVLGAASYLLGMDCYQLRGASVAPTPKKAVCAIRAAWFFSDLHDEFPHIGYDKIRDLLYQKAAVIYGYTLELMQNGNEPVDQAAGMLGPDTDNNWGFDGVIYLNAFLTKKFKDQMAPKPEDQVLLLSRAKRTLARLYGSGKASKGKPGPIVEMTRELYDEYNTILEAMGGEK
- a CDS encoding LIC11274 family protein; translation: MNGSAMKQSLLILMTSLLMQAPVFAESVSSKSYHKRIELLTYLRELEPIVKNFRGEDPEGKPTELNAPEGKEGFRMKKYNEAKRIYQEGLQYHFEGNFPSAYQRFLECQLGIEKMTEELSQLYILRAEEMMKTAMERKNPNNPMDKALLDISIEYGKGSYFRQDVMDIPREAPYSRRMYDPKEAHYSYNKYDIEKNLELGYKHLGLAKEARANALKVEKNLEKHQKLQPSHRKYRIDLYFGAINLARDSKANAINIYKLKYPYDNYYLNNAQAKSEPSKDDNGATVEGQPVKVDGVTYDFSKNPYVKFDHRIQAMFDVRVPEDYRVDHADVRGRVYDLDSNNMVFMKYDQERKKALNVPTKPAAGATANPQQ
- a CDS encoding lysophospholipid acyltransferase family protein codes for the protein MKVYLRITLLVFGKASPYLIRGIYRSVTGNKEARIKEFLEGTKIWAEDVLKITKTKLIVFNQIDVPQKGNMIFLNHVNEMDFPYDCYVIRKPFLANQVIKKAWFAYWWMVAMGSQVFDNSKAMSVAVSVKNLIEGLKTTSYIVYPEGKNTYSEEILPLKKGMVKIAFDQKIPVFVALKSGVTTYQNYQKGNVVGYLGLGSHDPTDFSSWEEFQTYLYNLMHTKKLELDAMTEAERTKLS
- a CDS encoding LTA synthase family protein; this encodes MVKLFPSLRFSDRIFLTYLSFAFLTLFLHRILFFVVYSYRLDEFPYLVLLKAFLIGFRFDWVTISILLVGFYLLSLWDNASRFKPYRQFWIITPLVLYPFCLVHLFADLLYFENANKHIGYEAIVFLGDLDVLVSSAIEEAPIKILLFLLCIGLYIFGIRFWFSKLKISEKQNQKESFRSKSFKAILWILFFFIGLRGGPQESPLRASEAIISDDSFINQLALNGIYTTINDFKSQSIPKHLKMSDVDMLKVVKEEISYDGATFINDPEFPLVRKIEGIPGRKPINVVLVIQESWTGKYVWPISDGIWLGKEITPFYNSLAKKGHSFRKFYANGGRTSNALLSVLTSVPDRPGLTAIRTPQILSHFSAIGNIFSGFGYQTSFITGDDLKFDSLATILPHFGFQTLIGKEDFRKSGKYNIGAWGYDDEHLYTKAIEEMDLYQKDNKHFLMTILTMTTHYPYKVPNSKYEIYDSSVTDFDYLNTYHYSDSALETFMKEVQKRKYYEDTVFVFVGDHTHHRYLSYYEDRMVPFLLFSPKYIKPKLDERISSQLDVLPTVLGVVGKETYFAGFGKDMRASNVKSGSTYFAYGSACGWIDEEKILYQSVDGDTQFIFQMIPPYGEDPACNPNRKNCFRQTIKARAFFNLSLELMNRNSVFPLEGSLRYTRK
- a CDS encoding acetyl-CoA carboxylase biotin carboxylase subunit; this encodes MKPIQKILIANRGEIAVRVIRTAKKMGIKTVAVFSDPDAQSLFVQSADEAFSLGGTDARSSYLDVEKVVKACLTTGADAVHPGYGFLSENTDFASQLEKHGIRFIGPKPHSIEAMGDKIGSRLLVAKSGVPVVPGYEGASQEISVFKKEAEKIGYPIMAKASAGGGGKGMRRINSPEELEAGILSAKREALSAFGDDRILLEKYITNPRHVEFQIFGDTKGNIIHLHERDCSLQRRHQKVVEETPAPRYPSDLKTKMSEAAVMAAKSVQYEGAGTVEFILGESGEFYFLEMNTRLQVEHPVTEMTTGLDLVEWQIRVCQGEALPQLQTPSQKGHAMEVRIYAEDPKEGFLPSIGRIHHLSFPTRDYLRIDSGVVSGSEITMFYDPMIAKMIVWGEDRITAIRRLVECLSETIVFGPKTNLQFLQKLVSAKEFAEGKVSTHFIADNEVELLSDNTKEELKLALSGTFFTSKELTSPWSKETT